Proteins encoded together in one Mycobacterium sp. MS1601 window:
- the ybeY gene encoding rRNA maturation RNase YbeY, whose product MSIEVSNESGMDVSEEELISVARFAIGRMNVNPGAELSMVLLDTAAMADLHMRWMDLPGPTDVMSFPMDELEPGGRPDAAEPGPSMLGDIVLCPQFAADQAKKAGHDLEHELALLTVHGVLHLLGFDHAEPDEEKEMFALQRQLLEDWYAEQEELYLRNVQAEKDRRLLDKSRAYDQP is encoded by the coding sequence ATGAGTATCGAGGTCTCCAACGAATCCGGCATGGACGTCTCCGAAGAGGAACTGATCAGCGTCGCCCGCTTCGCCATCGGCAGGATGAACGTCAATCCCGGTGCCGAGCTGTCGATGGTGCTGCTGGACACCGCCGCCATGGCCGATCTTCACATGCGATGGATGGACCTGCCCGGGCCCACCGACGTGATGAGCTTCCCCATGGACGAGCTCGAACCGGGGGGCCGTCCGGATGCAGCAGAGCCGGGGCCGTCAATGCTCGGAGACATCGTGTTGTGCCCGCAGTTCGCCGCCGATCAGGCCAAGAAGGCCGGCCACGATCTCGAACACGAACTCGCTCTGCTCACCGTCCACGGTGTGCTGCACCTGTTGGGCTTCGACCATGCCGAGCCCGACGAGGAGAAGGAGATGTTCGCGTTGCAGCGCCAGCTGCTCGAGGACTGGTACGCCGAGCAGGAGGAGCTCTACCTCCGCAATGTGCAGGCGGAGAAAGACCGCAGGCTGCTGGACAAGTCGAGGGCCTACGACCAACCGTGA
- a CDS encoding hemolysin family protein: MSGVAPLLIAIALILLGGLFAAIDAAISTVSLARVEELVRDERPGAVRLNKLIAERPKYINLIVLLRIACEVTATALLVAFLEDFWGLDWGLLAAAAIMIVVSFVAIGVGPRTVGRQNAYSIALGAAVPLQAISVLLAPLSRLLVLLGNALTPGRGFRNGPFASEIELREVVDMAQQSGVVADDERRMIQSVFELGDTPAREVMVPRTEMVWIESDKTAGQATSLAVRSGHSRIPVIGENVDDLVGVVYLKDLIERTYYSSNGGRDTKVSDVMRTPVFVPDSKPLDELLREMQRDRKHMALLVDEYGAIAGLVTIEDVLEEIVGEIADEYDTDEVAPIEDLGDKNYRLSTRLPIEDLGELYDVEFDDDLDVDTVGGLLALELGRVPLPGAEVVSHGLRLQAEGGHDHRGRVRVGTVLVSPVEPEPESEESREDD, encoded by the coding sequence GTGAGTGGTGTAGCTCCATTACTGATCGCTATCGCACTGATCCTGCTCGGCGGTCTCTTCGCGGCCATCGACGCCGCCATCAGCACTGTGTCTTTGGCTCGCGTCGAAGAGTTGGTCCGTGACGAGCGTCCCGGCGCGGTCCGGCTGAACAAGCTCATCGCCGAGCGGCCCAAGTACATCAACCTGATCGTCTTGCTGCGCATTGCGTGCGAGGTCACCGCCACCGCATTGCTGGTGGCGTTTCTCGAGGACTTCTGGGGATTGGACTGGGGCCTACTGGCGGCCGCCGCGATCATGATAGTGGTCAGCTTCGTCGCCATCGGGGTAGGCCCGCGCACGGTGGGCAGGCAGAACGCCTACTCGATTGCGCTGGGCGCAGCCGTTCCGCTGCAAGCCATTTCCGTTCTGCTGGCCCCGTTGAGCCGACTGCTTGTCCTGCTGGGCAATGCCCTGACGCCGGGCCGCGGATTCCGCAATGGTCCCTTCGCCTCCGAGATCGAACTGCGTGAAGTCGTCGACATGGCTCAGCAAAGTGGTGTGGTGGCCGACGACGAGCGCCGGATGATCCAATCGGTGTTCGAACTCGGCGACACCCCCGCGCGCGAGGTCATGGTGCCGCGCACCGAGATGGTGTGGATCGAATCGGACAAAACGGCCGGTCAAGCCACCTCTTTGGCCGTGCGCAGCGGGCACTCCCGTATCCCGGTGATCGGCGAGAACGTCGACGACCTGGTGGGCGTGGTGTACCTCAAGGATCTGATCGAGCGCACCTACTACTCGAGCAACGGCGGCCGCGACACCAAGGTCTCCGATGTCATGCGGACCCCGGTGTTCGTCCCGGACTCCAAGCCGCTGGACGAACTGCTGCGGGAGATGCAACGCGACCGCAAGCACATGGCGCTGCTGGTCGACGAGTACGGCGCCATCGCCGGTCTGGTCACCATCGAGGACGTGCTGGAGGAGATCGTCGGTGAGATCGCCGACGAGTACGACACCGACGAGGTTGCTCCCATCGAGGACCTGGGGGACAAGAACTACCGCTTGTCGACGCGGTTGCCCATCGAGGATCTCGGTGAGCTCTACGATGTCGAATTCGACGACGACCTGGACGTCGACACTGTGGGTGGCCTACTGGCGCTCGAGCTGGGCCGCGTACCGTTGCCCGGCGCCGAGGTGGTGTCGCACGGACTGCGCCTGCAGGCCGAAGGTGGGCATGACCATCGAGGC
- a CDS encoding PhoH family protein, with translation MTPRETTDGNTGNTVKSSINVPPDLVVGLLGSADENLRALERSLAADLHVRGNAITLSGDPADVALAERVVTELLGVVSGGQPLTQDAIRHSVAMVTGADEASPAEVLTLDILSRRGKTIRPKTLNQKRYVDAIDNHTIVFGIGPAGTGKTYLAMAKAVNALKTKQVNRIILTRPAVEAGERLGFLPGTLYEKIDPYLRPLYDALHDMMDQEAIPKLMAAGVIEVAPLAFMRGRTLNDAFIILDEAQNTTAEQMKMFLTRLGFGSKIVVTGDTTQVDLPGGARSGLRTAVETLDGIDDIHIAELTSSDVVRHRLVAEIVDAYARAEDHHAGNRAQRRSGTSRARR, from the coding sequence GTGACGCCCCGCGAGACAACCGATGGAAACACGGGTAACACCGTGAAAAGCAGCATCAACGTTCCGCCTGACCTCGTGGTGGGCCTGCTCGGTTCCGCCGACGAGAATCTGCGCGCCCTCGAACGTTCCCTTGCCGCCGATCTTCATGTCCGTGGCAATGCCATCACCCTGTCCGGCGACCCGGCCGACGTCGCCCTCGCCGAGCGCGTCGTCACCGAACTGCTCGGGGTGGTCTCCGGAGGTCAACCGCTGACGCAGGACGCCATCCGGCACAGCGTTGCCATGGTCACCGGCGCCGACGAAGCATCACCGGCCGAAGTGCTGACACTGGACATCCTGTCCCGGCGCGGCAAGACCATCCGGCCCAAGACCCTGAACCAGAAGCGTTATGTCGACGCCATCGACAACCACACCATCGTCTTCGGCATCGGCCCCGCCGGTACCGGCAAGACGTACCTGGCCATGGCCAAGGCCGTCAATGCGTTGAAGACCAAACAGGTCAACCGCATCATCCTCACCCGCCCCGCAGTGGAAGCCGGTGAGCGCCTTGGTTTTCTGCCCGGCACGCTCTACGAGAAGATCGACCCGTACCTGCGTCCGCTGTATGACGCGCTGCACGACATGATGGACCAGGAAGCCATTCCGAAGCTGATGGCCGCCGGTGTCATCGAGGTCGCTCCGTTGGCATTCATGCGGGGTAGAACCCTCAACGACGCCTTCATCATCTTGGACGAGGCGCAGAACACCACTGCAGAACAGATGAAAATGTTCCTCACCCGGCTCGGTTTCGGGTCGAAGATCGTCGTTACAGGCGACACCACGCAGGTCGACCTCCCGGGCGGAGCTCGTTCGGGACTTCGAACGGCGGTGGAGACCCTCGACGGCATCGACGACATTCACATCGCCGAACTCACCAGCTCGGACGTTGTGAGACATCGGCTCGTCGCCGAGATCGTCGACGCATATGCGCGTGCCGAAGACCACCATGCCGGTAACCGCGCGCAACGGCGATCCGGCACATCGCGGGCCAGGAGGTGA